Proteins encoded together in one Nostoc sp. PCC 7524 window:
- a CDS encoding LPS glycosyltransferase, whose protein sequence is MITQQSPQKESLPDSPYCVFLAGSVKHNWDYAAKGMRITIESCRRSNPNIPIAVIIDDDSLAIRQLFAGCEIIVIDPSELQLGLRQDLGIGVYFIFYIHLLSHYKKVLYLDGDTVILGNLTPLFEMEGHLVARRFQRDLSIEYVDPNLVMQKEGVPQSADCINTGVVLFDMEYWGNGKLKQEFFSLAEEYGWHSFKNPDQGFFNIICWRNSIKDNLPKPYNTFVSEIDKSHSHYTKVSETGISFPCVSDIDIKIIHFIGPLKPWHFAKEGYFLHKRCYRYYEQFLPLSNRIIQHMIVYPNFIKRQLKSILNK, encoded by the coding sequence ATGATTACACAACAAAGTCCTCAAAAAGAATCTCTTCCAGATTCTCCTTACTGTGTCTTCTTAGCAGGAAGCGTTAAGCATAATTGGGATTACGCCGCCAAGGGAATGCGAATCACAATTGAAAGCTGTCGCCGTTCTAACCCTAATATTCCTATTGCTGTAATTATTGACGATGATTCCTTGGCAATTCGACAGTTGTTTGCAGGATGTGAAATCATAGTCATTGATCCTTCAGAACTACAGTTAGGTTTGCGGCAAGATTTGGGTATAGGAGTATATTTCATATTTTATATACATCTATTAAGCCACTACAAGAAAGTTTTATATCTTGATGGAGATACAGTTATTCTTGGCAATCTCACACCTCTATTTGAAATGGAAGGACATTTGGTAGCTAGAAGATTTCAAAGGGATTTATCAATTGAATATGTAGATCCAAATCTGGTTATGCAAAAAGAAGGAGTTCCTCAATCGGCTGATTGTATAAATACTGGAGTCGTTTTGTTCGATATGGAGTATTGGGGAAATGGTAAATTAAAGCAAGAGTTTTTCTCTTTGGCAGAAGAATACGGGTGGCATTCTTTTAAAAACCCGGATCAGGGTTTTTTTAATATAATTTGTTGGAGAAATTCTATTAAAGATAATCTTCCTAAACCTTACAATACTTTTGTTTCAGAAATCGATAAAAGTCATTCACACTATACTAAAGTCTCTGAAACGGGAATATCATTTCCGTGTGTATCTGATATAGATATCAAAATTATTCACTTTATAGGGCCTCTCAAGCCTTGGCATTTTGCCAAAGAAGGCTATTTTTTGCATAAACGATGCTACCGTTATTATGAACAATTTTTACCTTTAAGTAATCGTATAATTCAACACATGATTGTCTATCCAAACTTTATAAAACGTCAACTGAAAAGTATTTTAAATAAGTAA
- a CDS encoding restriction endonuclease subunit M — protein sequence MIHNVEKTKLEYGDFQTPLELAEKVCEKLVQLGVNPDIIVEPTCGLGNFIEAASYSFTRAKKIFGIEINSNYLDKIKEKQIFLNDEKFDIRCGDFFQVDWSSIIGQLNKEILIIGNLPWVTNSQQGSIDGENLPIKNNFQNYHGLDAITGKSNFDISEWMLIRLVQCLQKHNGYLAMLCKTSVSRKILNYIHSQKLNLAYSATYKIDTRKYFRVNVDACLFLCKFDLISKNYFCDIFDNIETSKYYRIGYHNNVLIKDLVALKRLKNLYTNKSNIKWRSGIKHDCASVMELQKINDTFINGLGEIVDIEETYLFPLIKGSYVAQNKINATDRYILVTQKIIGEPTDNIRDLAPKTWQYLEKHEKLLDTRKSKIYQNKPRFSIFGVGSYSFSPWKIAICGLYKKLEFRLIGKISEKPTIFDDTVYFLSFEDEEIAFKTVALLNSSLARDFYSSLVFWDEKRPIKSSILNSLDLEVLAKVIL from the coding sequence ATGATTCATAATGTTGAGAAAACAAAATTAGAATATGGAGATTTTCAAACGCCGTTAGAATTAGCTGAAAAAGTATGCGAAAAGCTAGTTCAACTGGGTGTAAATCCAGATATTATAGTTGAGCCAACCTGTGGCTTGGGAAATTTTATCGAGGCTGCTTCATATTCGTTTACAAGAGCAAAAAAGATTTTTGGAATTGAAATAAACTCTAATTATTTAGATAAAATTAAAGAGAAACAGATATTTTTAAATGATGAAAAATTCGACATTAGATGTGGGGATTTCTTTCAGGTTGATTGGTCATCAATCATAGGGCAATTAAATAAGGAAATTTTAATAATTGGTAATTTACCTTGGGTAACAAATTCACAACAAGGTAGTATTGATGGTGAAAACTTGCCAATCAAGAACAATTTTCAAAACTATCATGGATTAGATGCAATCACTGGTAAGAGTAATTTTGATATATCAGAATGGATGTTAATTCGGCTTGTGCAATGCTTGCAAAAGCATAATGGTTATCTAGCAATGCTTTGTAAAACTTCTGTTTCTAGGAAAATATTAAACTATATTCATTCTCAGAAATTAAATCTAGCTTACTCTGCAACTTATAAAATAGATACAAGAAAGTATTTTAGGGTAAATGTTGACGCTTGTTTGTTTTTATGCAAATTTGATTTAATATCAAAAAACTATTTTTGTGATATATTTGACAATATTGAAACTTCTAAATACTATCGTATAGGTTATCATAACAATGTTCTAATCAAGGATTTGGTTGCTTTAAAAAGGTTAAAAAATTTATATACTAATAAATCAAATATAAAATGGCGTTCCGGCATCAAGCATGATTGCGCGAGTGTAATGGAATTACAAAAAATTAATGATACTTTTATAAATGGATTGGGAGAAATTGTTGATATAGAAGAAACTTATCTCTTCCCTTTAATCAAAGGTTCTTATGTTGCTCAGAATAAAATAAATGCGACTGACAGATATATTTTGGTTACTCAAAAAATTATTGGTGAACCTACTGATAATATAAGAGATTTGGCTCCTAAAACATGGCAATATTTGGAAAAACATGAAAAATTATTAGATACTAGAAAAAGTAAAATCTATCAAAACAAACCAAGATTTTCTATTTTTGGTGTTGGCTCATATAGTTTTTCTCCTTGGAAAATTGCAATTTGTGGACTTTACAAGAAATTAGAATTTAGATTGATTGGTAAAATATCTGAAAAACCTACTATATTTGATGATACGGTTTACTTTCTCAGTTTTGAGGATGAAGAAATCGCCTTTAAAACCGTTGCGCTTTTAAATTCTTCATTAGCAAGAGATTTTTATTCATCTCTAGTCTTTTGGGACGAAAAGCGACCGATAAAGTCTAGTATCTTAAATAGTTTAGACTTAGAAGTTTTAGCAAAAGTCATACTTTAA
- a CDS encoding type-2 restriction enzyme NspV: MTILTIEALRTEAAIFSAAESIHPEPLLYGVTDGKAVGTYIEQKFRLYLKEHYEFVQGNSASGIDFPGLLVDVKVTSIRQPQSSCPFKSARQKIFGLGYSLLIFVYDKIDNSTNRTATLNILHTIYVSAERTADFQMTRGIRNILANEGNKDDLIAFMSDRNLPVDEIEAGNVADEILRNPPMQGFLTISNALQWRLQYGRVIERAGQEDGILTVYRNNP, from the coding sequence ATGACAATCTTGACCATAGAAGCTCTTCGCACAGAAGCAGCTATATTTTCAGCCGCCGAGTCCATACACCCAGAACCATTGCTTTACGGTGTTACTGATGGGAAAGCAGTCGGAACATACATAGAACAAAAATTTAGACTTTATCTCAAAGAACACTATGAGTTTGTCCAGGGGAATTCTGCAAGCGGTATTGACTTTCCAGGGTTGCTAGTAGATGTCAAGGTAACAAGCATTAGACAACCACAATCATCATGTCCGTTCAAATCTGCACGGCAAAAGATTTTTGGGCTTGGGTATTCATTGCTGATTTTCGTCTACGATAAAATAGACAATAGTACCAATCGCACAGCAACCCTAAACATTTTGCATACGATTTACGTCAGTGCTGAAAGAACAGCAGATTTCCAGATGACTCGCGGAATCCGTAATATTTTGGCCAATGAAGGTAACAAAGATGATTTAATTGCCTTTATGAGCGATCGTAATTTACCCGTCGATGAGATTGAGGCGGGTAACGTCGCAGACGAAATACTTAGAAATCCACCTATGCAGGGATTTTTGACCATTTCTAATGCTTTGCAGTGGCGGCTTCAATATGGAAGAGTAATAGAACGTGCTGGTCAAGAAGATGGCATACTTACTGTTTACAGAAATAATCCATGA
- a CDS encoding J domain-containing protein encodes MDGLEQYYQILEISTDASVDEIKQAYRDLAQIWHPDRYAYNPKLQQKAEAKFKSINVAYEKLMEHFEECTSNDFANDVQPDYQAHTNDESSNEDEGMLTKFVKGLFKLTLKDQLNLESDIKRFSSVFWWKAERLAAVGTPGAITGAIGGPVGLAAIPPELVLCERNATIGAFGIGHLLGCHIDYNLDREIILAIWAGEGTLETRVPAGKVGIKINNKAPSASASRGLMGAVITSSLIKGSAKFLAKLSAKLISKAVAKISAKIAAKTGGAAIPVLGGFISGGTNVWLVEGFMDAAEQFYSAQNMSQAVYLVLKDNQLISDL; translated from the coding sequence ATGGACGGCTTAGAGCAATATTACCAGATTTTAGAGATTTCCACTGATGCCTCGGTTGATGAAATTAAGCAAGCTTACAGGGATTTAGCTCAGATATGGCATCCTGATCGTTATGCCTATAATCCTAAATTACAGCAAAAAGCAGAAGCAAAGTTTAAGAGTATAAATGTTGCGTATGAGAAGCTAATGGAACATTTTGAAGAATGTACTTCAAATGACTTCGCTAATGATGTTCAACCTGACTATCAAGCACATACCAATGATGAATCTTCAAACGAAGATGAAGGTATGTTAACTAAATTTGTGAAAGGCTTGTTTAAGTTGACACTAAAAGATCAGCTAAATCTTGAATCTGATATTAAGCGTTTTTCTTCTGTGTTTTGGTGGAAAGCAGAACGTCTAGCTGCTGTCGGGACACCTGGTGCTATAACTGGAGCTATTGGTGGGCCTGTAGGTCTAGCAGCGATACCACCTGAACTTGTTTTGTGTGAGAGGAATGCAACTATAGGAGCATTCGGCATAGGTCATTTGTTAGGGTGTCATATTGATTATAATCTAGATAGAGAAATAATCCTTGCTATCTGGGCTGGTGAAGGAACTTTAGAAACAAGAGTTCCGGCAGGAAAAGTTGGCATCAAAATTAACAATAAAGCTCCGTCAGCATCAGCATCTCGTGGTTTGATGGGAGCAGTCATTACATCATCTTTAATTAAAGGAAGTGCTAAATTTTTAGCAAAGCTTTCGGCTAAATTAATTTCCAAAGCGGTTGCTAAGATCAGTGCAAAGATTGCTGCAAAAACTGGAGGCGCAGCAATCCCTGTTCTGGGCGGATTTATTTCTGGAGGCACGAACGTATGGTTAGTGGAGGGATTTATGGATGCGGCGGAACAGTTCTATTCTGCTCAAAATATGAGTCAGGCTGTCTACTTAGTTTTGAAGGATAATCAACTTATATCTGATTTATAA
- the nifD gene encoding nitrogenase molybdenum-iron protein alpha chain: MTPPEKKNLVEENKELVQEVLKAYPEKSRKKREKHLNVHEEGKSDCGVKSNIKSVPGVMTARGCAYAGSKGVVWGPIKDMIHISHGPVGCGYWSWSGRRNYYVGVTGINSFGTMHFTSDFQERDIVFGGDKKLTKLIEELDVLFPLNRGVSIQSECPIGLIGDDIEAVAKKTSKQIGKPVIPLRCEGFRGVSQSLGHHIANDAIRDWIFPHFDKAKKENKIDFEPSPYDVALIGDYNIGGDAWASRMLLEEMGLRVVAQWSGDGTLNELIQGPAAKLVLIHCYRSMNYICRSLEEAYGMPWMEFNFFGPTKIAASLREIAAKFDSKIQENAEKVIAKYTPIMNAVVEKYRPRLEGNTVMLYVGGLRPRHVVPAFEDLGIKVVGTGYEFAHNDDYKRTTHYIDNATIIYDDVTAYEFEEFVKAKKPDLIASGIKEKYVFQKMGLPFRQMHSWDYSEPSDGVQMSDEVRFFGSGRKISLFLA, encoded by the coding sequence ATGACACCTCCAGAAAAGAAGAATCTTGTAGAAGAAAATAAGGAACTCGTCCAAGAAGTTCTGAAAGCTTATCCCGAAAAATCTCGCAAAAAACGCGAAAAACACCTCAACGTTCACGAAGAAGGCAAGTCTGACTGCGGCGTTAAGTCTAACATCAAATCCGTTCCTGGTGTAATGACTGCTCGTGGTTGTGCTTATGCAGGTTCTAAAGGTGTGGTTTGGGGTCCTATTAAGGACATGATCCACATCAGCCACGGGCCTGTAGGTTGCGGTTACTGGTCTTGGTCTGGTCGTCGTAACTACTACGTAGGTGTAACTGGTATCAACTCTTTTGGTACTATGCACTTCACCTCCGACTTCCAAGAACGCGACATCGTATTCGGTGGTGACAAGAAACTCACTAAACTCATCGAAGAACTTGACGTTCTGTTCCCCCTCAACCGTGGTGTTTCCATTCAATCTGAATGTCCCATTGGTCTAATTGGGGATGACATCGAAGCTGTTGCTAAGAAAACTTCTAAGCAAATCGGTAAGCCAGTTATCCCCTTACGTTGCGAAGGTTTCCGTGGTGTATCTCAGTCTTTAGGACACCACATCGCTAACGACGCTATCCGTGACTGGATCTTCCCACACTTCGACAAGGCTAAGAAAGAAAACAAAATTGACTTCGAGCCAAGCCCATACGACGTAGCATTAATCGGTGACTACAACATCGGTGGTGATGCTTGGGCTAGCCGTATGCTGTTGGAAGAAATGGGCTTACGTGTAGTAGCTCAGTGGTCTGGTGATGGTACACTCAACGAGTTAATCCAAGGACCTGCTGCTAAGTTAGTCCTCATCCACTGCTACCGTTCTATGAACTACATCTGCCGTAGTTTGGAAGAAGCTTACGGTATGCCTTGGATGGAGTTCAACTTCTTCGGCCCCACCAAGATTGCTGCTTCTTTACGTGAAATCGCAGCTAAATTTGATTCCAAGATTCAAGAAAACGCTGAGAAGGTAATTGCTAAGTACACTCCAATCATGAACGCTGTGGTTGAGAAGTACCGTCCTCGCCTCGAAGGCAACACCGTAATGTTGTACGTAGGTGGTCTACGTCCTCGTCACGTTGTTCCCGCGTTTGAAGACTTGGGTATCAAAGTTGTTGGTACAGGTTACGAGTTCGCTCACAACGACGACTACAAACGTACCACCCACTACATCGATAACGCCACCATCATTTATGATGACGTTACCGCCTACGAATTTGAAGAGTTCGTTAAAGCTAAGAAGCCTGATTTAATCGCTTCTGGTATTAAAGAGAAGTACGTCTTCCAAAAGATGGGTCTTCCCTTCCGTCAAATGCACTCTTGGGATTACTCCGAACCTAGCGATGGGGTGCAAATGTCAGATGAGGTAAGGTTTTTTGGTAGTGGGAGAAAAATAAGTCTATTTTTAGCCTAA
- a CDS encoding tyrosine-type recombinase/integrase has product MNRTQEAFADFQQTAITDGGYLGRMQAVTNQENHLAEKLEMELKAVNARLKAARVNVSIRKSGKALQLRTTLPIKPGDVDKNGIGTKQYDISLSIPFNFDGLNTAEEEAHELGRLIARKQFQWNDKYLGKTRKKTTAKTIGDLIADFENNYFQTRKRTLRSENTFNSYRYIAQAHLPKDKLANDGNFIEAVNCCNSSDSVKNELIKVIRVLCKCSGLEVPELSNLKIKPAAQRKRDIPTDAEIEQEYLKFETYALNRPSKLLTREDRNNWKLWRWVYGMLATYGLRPREIFLNPDLDWWLSSDNTMNTWRVNEECKTGEREALPLYPRWVESFNLKTDTEAIDLLKAKIQNKVSSQQINSARHGTDRWFRFVGITFQPYDLRHAWAIRAHLMGIPIKAAADNLGHSVNMHTSIYQKWFSLENRKVAIEEAIKKKSKVQELQDMVIELQQENEMLRLENEKLKLQIENKDLIRLMN; this is encoded by the coding sequence ATGAACAGAACACAGGAAGCATTTGCCGATTTTCAACAAACAGCCATCACTGATGGAGGATATTTAGGCAGAATGCAAGCAGTTACAAATCAAGAAAATCACCTGGCGGAAAAACTGGAAATGGAGTTAAAGGCGGTAAATGCTAGACTAAAAGCTGCTAGGGTGAATGTTTCCATCAGAAAATCTGGTAAAGCACTACAACTGAGAACTACCCTACCCATTAAACCAGGGGATGTTGATAAAAACGGTATAGGAACAAAGCAATACGACATTTCTTTGAGTATTCCGTTTAATTTTGATGGGTTAAATACTGCCGAAGAAGAAGCCCATGAGCTAGGAAGACTAATAGCAAGAAAACAATTTCAATGGAATGATAAATATTTAGGCAAAACTCGCAAGAAAACTACAGCAAAAACAATTGGTGATTTGATTGCAGATTTTGAGAACAATTATTTCCAAACTCGAAAACGTACTTTGAGAAGTGAAAATACATTTAATAGTTATCGCTATATTGCTCAAGCACATTTGCCCAAGGATAAACTAGCAAACGATGGCAATTTTATTGAAGCTGTAAACTGTTGTAATTCATCAGATAGTGTCAAAAATGAGTTAATTAAAGTTATTAGGGTGTTGTGTAAGTGTTCTGGTTTGGAAGTTCCAGAATTAAGTAATCTGAAAATAAAACCTGCTGCTCAACGAAAGCGTGATATACCGACTGATGCAGAAATAGAACAGGAATATCTCAAGTTTGAGACTTACGCCCTGAATCGTCCTAGTAAATTATTGACAAGGGAAGATAGGAATAATTGGAAGTTGTGGCGTTGGGTATATGGAATGTTAGCTACTTATGGATTAAGACCTAGAGAAATTTTTCTCAATCCTGATTTAGATTGGTGGTTATCATCAGATAATACGATGAATACTTGGCGTGTGAATGAAGAATGTAAAACAGGGGAAAGGGAAGCATTACCTTTATATCCCCGTTGGGTGGAAAGTTTTAACTTAAAAACTGATACAGAAGCCATTGACTTATTGAAAGCAAAAATCCAAAATAAAGTTTCTAGTCAACAGATTAATTCAGCACGACATGGTACAGACCGATGGTTTAGATTTGTCGGTATTACTTTTCAACCCTATGATTTACGTCACGCTTGGGCTATCAGAGCGCATTTAATGGGAATACCAATTAAAGCTGCTGCTGATAATTTGGGTCATTCTGTGAATATGCACACATCGATTTATCAAAAATGGTTTAGCTTGGAAAATCGCAAGGTTGCTATTGAAGAAGCAATTAAGAAAAAGTCTAAGGTGCAAGAATTACAAGATATGGTGATTGAACTTCAGCAAGAAAATGAGATGTTGAGACTAGAAAATGAAAAATTGAAGTTACAAATAGAAAACAAAGATTTGATTCGTCTAATGAATTAG
- a CDS encoding UPF0175 family protein yields MTIQISIELPNDVFSALRSNPETFVKEMRLAAAVKWYEVGTISQSKAAEIAGVSRHQFLEALHRYNVSPFQVTPEELAEELERD; encoded by the coding sequence ATGACCATACAAATTAGTATCGAACTACCAAATGATGTATTTTCTGCACTCCGTAGTAATCCAGAAACTTTTGTAAAGGAAATGCGTTTAGCGGCAGCTGTCAAATGGTATGAGGTTGGTACGATTTCTCAATCTAAAGCTGCTGAAATTGCTGGAGTGAGTCGCCATCAGTTTCTAGAAGCATTGCATCGCTATAATGTTTCACCTTTTCAAGTAACTCCCGAAGAATTAGCTGAGGAGTTGGAGCGTGACTAG
- a CDS encoding DUF3368 domain-containing protein produces MTRRWVVNASPLIVLNKINQIHLLFDLCDEVVIPSGVVREICVAPDDDPAKLWILNEGSSYIQDVVQIDPVIAAWGLGLGESHVLTWIYNNPGYEAILDDRAAKTAAMALDIPVRGTLGVILLAKREGKLEAARPIFAQLIQVGFRVSTEVAESALRLVGE; encoded by the coding sequence GTGACTAGACGATGGGTGGTAAATGCTTCTCCATTAATTGTGCTGAATAAAATTAATCAGATTCATCTGCTGTTTGATCTCTGCGATGAAGTTGTTATTCCTAGTGGTGTGGTTCGGGAAATCTGCGTTGCACCAGATGATGATCCTGCCAAACTCTGGATTTTGAATGAAGGATCTAGCTATATTCAGGATGTCGTACAGATTGATCCAGTAATTGCCGCATGGGGTCTGGGTTTAGGAGAAAGTCACGTTCTCACCTGGATATACAACAATCCTGGCTATGAAGCAATTTTAGACGATCGCGCCGCTAAAACAGCCGCTATGGCTTTAGATATTCCTGTGCGGGGAACTTTGGGTGTAATTCTACTAGCGAAACGGGAAGGAAAGCTAGAAGCCGCTAGACCAATTTTTGCACAGTTGATTCAGGTTGGTTTCAGAGTCAGCACAGAAGTTGCAGAGTCAGCACTGAGGTTGGTTGGTGAGTAG
- a CDS encoding type II toxin-antitoxin system HicA family toxin: MSQWSSTKARQVLAALEKIGWIVKRQTGSHKILEREGWDDYVFAFRDSDEIGSKMLARIAKKTGLKPEDL, from the coding sequence ATGAGTCAGTGGTCATCGACAAAAGCCAGACAAGTGTTAGCTGCACTAGAAAAAATTGGATGGATCGTTAAAAGACAAACAGGGTCGCATAAAATCTTAGAAAGAGAAGGTTGGGATGACTATGTATTTGCGTTTCGGGATAGTGATGAAATTGGCTCAAAAATGCTCGCTCGTATCGCTAAAAAAACAGGATTAAAACCAGAGGATTTATAA
- a CDS encoding type II toxin-antitoxin system HicB family antitoxin produces MQSPISTHLTIEVEQEDDGRWIAEIIEIPGVMVYAATQQQAISNVQALALRVIADKLEHGEISLGLTSLTFIAA; encoded by the coding sequence ATGCAAAGTCCGATATCTACTCACTTGACTATTGAAGTTGAACAAGAAGATGACGGTCGTTGGATTGCAGAGATTATAGAAATACCAGGTGTAATGGTTTATGCTGCGACTCAACAACAAGCCATATCTAATGTGCAGGCTTTAGCTCTGCGAGTGATTGCTGACAAACTAGAACACGGGGAGATTAGCTTAGGTTTAACCAGTCTCACCTTTATTGCAGCATAA
- a CDS encoding AAA family ATPase, with amino-acid sequence MIIGVFLRYIKTYQAINYIPLTDDENFCGLVGNNGVGKSSILEAFDCFFNGRAWNLNIATKKSGSGVIAHIVPVFFIEKDLLPDNLISKAEALNDTVLNIKQEDIAPVNAVHFKTFSAQISKIKQNKNIEKYYILPIGVDYNGKPSLSIFNCKKVGEALFQNEFDKDFNEDQLNILNNFVIEIKSRIEYIYIPKEIDTELFTRLETKEIQVLMGETLSESLEKIVTSEQISAINGKLNDFLSILSGELKSYSYRTPTTRQRNLKKNDIYNLIIEAFFNVRKLSKKQGDQWLEIGALSSGEKQKAIIDVAYSLLRYRREGGKNLIIAVDEPESSLHMSACFDQFNSLFEISHVCRQLIFASHWYGFFPTIEKGSIAIISKKDGENKIDLINLTNYREQIRQLKNASRGNLPYDIRLKSINDFVQSVITSSMNDEPYNWIICEGSSEKIYFSKYFEDIVEKKKLRIIPVGGASEIKKLYNHLLVSYEEFKDEIKGKIILLSDTDRDLVNYDTKEYTNLICKRIINSEQERVTKLIKISSNPTAPKTEIEDVLNGKQFYDTLISFKEEFPELLGFLEEKNDVSEESVYFALDITKTQAENIEKFFNIGKNKYIFAVRYTEKIGNTYKVPDWINEVKSWI; translated from the coding sequence ATGATCATAGGCGTATTTCTACGATATATTAAAACATACCAAGCAATCAATTATATTCCTCTCACTGATGATGAGAATTTTTGTGGCTTAGTAGGTAATAACGGAGTAGGGAAAAGTTCAATACTGGAGGCTTTTGACTGTTTCTTTAATGGTCGAGCATGGAACCTAAATATAGCTACTAAAAAGAGTGGAAGCGGTGTGATAGCTCACATTGTACCAGTATTTTTTATCGAAAAAGATTTATTACCAGACAATTTAATATCAAAAGCTGAAGCGTTAAATGATACGGTTTTGAATATTAAACAAGAAGATATTGCCCCGGTCAATGCAGTCCATTTTAAGACCTTTTCTGCACAAATTTCTAAGATTAAACAAAATAAAAATATAGAGAAATATTATATTTTACCTATAGGCGTAGATTATAATGGAAAACCTAGTTTAAGTATTTTTAACTGCAAAAAAGTTGGTGAGGCATTATTTCAGAATGAATTTGATAAAGATTTCAATGAAGATCAGTTAAATATTTTGAATAACTTCGTTATAGAAATTAAAAGCAGAATAGAATATATTTATATACCAAAAGAAATTGATACAGAGCTATTTACTAGATTAGAAACAAAAGAAATTCAGGTTCTCATGGGAGAAACATTATCTGAATCATTAGAAAAAATAGTTACATCGGAGCAAATAAGTGCTATTAATGGAAAATTAAATGATTTTTTATCAATACTATCTGGAGAATTAAAATCTTATTCTTACAGAACACCAACAACTAGACAAAGAAATCTTAAAAAAAATGATATTTATAATTTGATTATTGAAGCATTCTTTAATGTTAGAAAGCTTAGTAAAAAGCAGGGTGATCAATGGTTAGAAATAGGCGCTCTCAGTTCTGGAGAAAAACAGAAAGCAATTATAGATGTAGCTTACAGTCTACTTAGGTATCGTAGGGAAGGAGGGAAAAATTTAATTATCGCAGTAGACGAACCAGAATCTTCTCTTCATATGTCAGCCTGCTTTGATCAATTTAATTCACTATTTGAAATTAGTCATGTATGCAGGCAGTTGATATTTGCATCTCATTGGTATGGTTTCTTTCCAACTATAGAGAAAGGTAGTATTGCGATCATTTCTAAGAAAGATGGTGAAAATAAGATTGATTTAATTAATTTAACGAATTATCGTGAGCAAATTAGACAACTTAAGAACGCTTCAAGAGGGAATTTACCTTATGATATTAGGCTAAAAAGTATTAATGATTTTGTGCAATCAGTTATAACAAGTTCAATGAATGATGAGCCTTATAATTGGATAATTTGTGAAGGTTCTTCAGAGAAAATTTATTTCAGTAAATATTTTGAGGACATCGTAGAGAAGAAGAAACTCAGAATAATTCCTGTAGGTGGCGCTTCTGAAATTAAAAAACTATATAATCACCTACTGGTTTCATATGAAGAGTTTAAAGATGAAATTAAAGGGAAAATAATTCTTTTATCTGACACTGATAGAGATTTAGTTAATTACGATACAAAAGAATATACGAATTTAATTTGTAAACGCATAATCAATTCAGAGCAAGAAAGAGTTACAAAATTAATTAAAATTAGTTCAAATCCTACTGCTCCGAAGACAGAAATTGAAGATGTACTTAACGGTAAGCAATTCTATGATACTTTAATTTCTTTTAAGGAAGAATTTCCTGAGTTACTCGGCTTCTTAGAAGAAAAAAATGATGTGTCTGAAGAGAGTGTTTATTTTGCACTGGATATAACAAAAACCCAAGCAGAAAATATTGAGAAGTTTTTTAATATAGGTAAAAATAAATATATTTTTGCAGTAAGATATACTGAGAAAATAGGCAATACGTATAAAGTCCCAGATTGGATAAATGAAGTAAAAAGTTGGATATAG